One Aegilops tauschii subsp. strangulata cultivar AL8/78 chromosome 7, Aet v6.0, whole genome shotgun sequence genomic window carries:
- the LOC109760947 gene encoding large ribosomal subunit protein eL27x, whose translation MVKFLKTGKAVILLQGRFAGRKAVIVRVFEEGTRDRPYGHCLVAGLAKYPKKVIRKDSAKKTAKKSRVKCFLKLVNFTHIMPTRYTLDVDFKDVASGGPDALATRDKKVASCKAAKARLEERFKTGKNRWFFTKLRF comes from the coding sequence ATGGTGAAGTTCCTGAAGACCGGCAAGGCGGTGATCCTTCTCCAGGGCCGGTTCGCCGGCCGGAAGGCGGTCATTGTGCGCGTTTTCGAGGAGGGCACACGCGACCGCCCCTACGGCCACTGCCTCGTCGCCGGCCTAGCCAAGTACCCCAAGAAGGTGATCCGCAAGGACTCGGCCAAGAAGACGGCGAAGAAGTCGCGCGTGAAGTGCTTCCTGAAGCTGGTCAACTTCACCCACATCATGCCCACCCGCTACACCCTGGACGTCGACTTCAAGGACGTCGCCTCCGGCGGGCCCGACGCCCTCGCCACCCGCGACAAGAAGGTCGCCTCCTGCAAGGCCGCCAAGGCACGTCTCGAGGAGAGGTTCAAGACCGGTAAGAACAGGTGGTTCTTCACCAAGCTCCGCTTCTAG